TACTTTTTTGTTGTTATCCCAAAAGCACCTATAGAACGAGCTCTCAATATCTGGGTGTTTTACAGCTTGATGGCAGCAACTCTATTTCTAATCCGTTTTGCGAGGGGAAAGTGGAAGGAGAAAAAGCTGATCTCAGATGGAGAGGGGGAGACCAGCCCCATTCCAAGCCATGACACCACCAGGGAGATGGGCAACTGATTTTCTTCCATGCTTTAGAGCAATACTTGCAGCTAGAATGGATCGATACCCCCCTGCGCAAACAAAAACAAGTGGACCTTCTGGCAGTTCATCTACCCTTCTTTTGAGCTCACTGCAAGGTATATGGTGGGAGTTTTTAATATGCCCTCCTACCCACTCACCAAGTGAACGTACGTCGATTACATGAACTTCTTCTGCGTTGTTGAGCTCCTGAGGAGATACCTCCGGAGCCTTTTCAACCTTCTCTCCACTCTCTTCCCACGTATCGATCCCTCCTTTCAAATAACCTTCCACGTTGGTAAGTCCCACACGAGCAAGAGAAGCAAAAGCGTCGGGGACGGTTAGAGGATCGTTTGTTACAACAAGAATAGGGGCATCGTAGGAAATGGCGGTAGAAGCCCAAAAACCTACCTTTTCTCCCCCACCGATACAAATTGATCCTGGAATATGACGTTTGCTAAATGCATGCTGATCCCGCAAGTCAATAATTGTCGCCCCCTTTTCAAGCTTATTCTTAAACTCGGCAAGTTCCAAGGGAATTGTAGAAACAAGTTGACACCGTCTGCTACAGGAATTGTACTCCTTCATCAGAAGAAAATAGTCAGGGCATAGGGAGATCCGCGAGAGAATCAGATCGATAAAC
The window above is part of the Candidatus Neptunochlamydia sp. REUL1 genome. Proteins encoded here:
- a CDS encoding MBL fold metallo-hydrolase, with protein sequence MLLKRFEEKGLSHYSYALGCKEKGQIAIIDPQFDVDIYLEYAEKNQLVISHVFETHIHADYASGARYLATRAGATLGISAYDKGEKYEVDFPHKECFDGDIFQLGSLTIKVLYTPGHTPEHISFLALEEDKPRALFSGDFLFVGSVGRPDLIEEDATMGLAKKLYCSTKEKLEGLPNTLEIYPSHGSGSFCGGGIASRPFSTLGQERLSNPFLKPNITEKEFIDLILSRISLCPDYFLLMKEYNSCSRRCQLVSTIPLELAEFKNKLEKGATIIDLRDQHAFSKRHIPGSICIGGGEKVGFWASTAISYDAPILVVTNDPLTVPDAFASLARVGLTNVEGYLKGGIDTWEESGEKVEKAPEVSPQELNNAEEVHVIDVRSLGEWVGGHIKNSHHIPCSELKRRVDELPEGPLVFVCAGGYRSILAASIALKHGRKSVAHLPGGVMAWNGAGLPLSI